The proteins below come from a single Kitasatospora sp. NBC_00315 genomic window:
- a CDS encoding response regulator has protein sequence MSEPLRVVVADDQVLVRTGFRMILTAEGIDVVAEATNGVEAIDAVRRTRPDVVLMDIRMPEMDGLEATRRILAGPPDTGGEGTRVIILTTFDLDHYVYAALAAGASGFLLKDVTPEHLAAAVRMVRAGDALLAPAITRRLVERFARRDAGAVAVHRDLSSLTPRELEVLGLLAQGRSNAELAAGLQLSEATVKTHVARILGKLGLRDRAQAVVAAYESGLVVPAGTGAPLRVVGRQQA, from the coding sequence GTGAGCGAGCCGTTGCGCGTGGTGGTCGCCGACGACCAGGTTCTGGTCCGGACCGGCTTCCGGATGATCCTTACGGCCGAGGGCATCGATGTGGTGGCTGAGGCGACCAACGGTGTCGAGGCGATCGATGCAGTGCGGCGAACCAGGCCCGACGTAGTCCTGATGGACATCCGGATGCCGGAGATGGACGGCCTGGAGGCCACCCGGCGCATTCTCGCGGGCCCCCCGGACACGGGTGGCGAGGGCACCCGCGTGATCATCCTGACCACGTTCGACCTCGACCACTACGTCTACGCGGCACTGGCGGCGGGTGCGAGCGGCTTCCTTCTCAAGGACGTCACGCCCGAGCACCTCGCCGCCGCCGTGCGCATGGTCCGCGCGGGTGACGCGCTGCTTGCGCCGGCGATCACCCGTCGACTGGTCGAACGCTTCGCCCGTCGCGATGCCGGCGCCGTCGCGGTCCACCGCGACCTCTCCTCCCTCACGCCGCGTGAGCTCGAAGTACTCGGTCTGCTCGCCCAGGGCCGGAGCAACGCCGAACTCGCCGCCGGCCTGCAACTGTCAGAGGCCACGGTGAAGACCCATGTCGCCCGGATCCTCGGCAAGCTCGGGCTGCGCGATCGCGCCCAGGCGGTCGTCGCTGCCTACGAGAGTGGCCTGGTCGTCCCCGCCGGTACCGGGGCCCCGCTCCGCGTCGTCGGTCGGCAGCAGGCTTGA
- a CDS encoding ferredoxin yields MQVNVDQDRCCSSGQCVLAAPEVFDQSDDDGLVRLRQPSPGPDLAADVRLAAALCPGGAISVTGDS; encoded by the coding sequence ATGCAGGTGAACGTCGATCAGGACCGTTGTTGCAGCTCGGGACAGTGCGTCCTGGCCGCGCCCGAGGTGTTCGACCAGAGCGACGACGACGGCCTGGTGAGACTGCGACAGCCGAGCCCCGGTCCGGACCTCGCCGCCGACGTCCGGCTGGCCGCGGCGCTCTGCCCCGGCGGCGCCATCTCCGTCACCGGGGACAGCTGA
- a CDS encoding ABC transporter ATP-binding protein translates to MATPLIELTDVSRRYDGGPPALSEVSLTVAPGEAVAVLGPSGSGKSTVLNLIAGLDHPDTGAVTVSGVRVDELGEAASARYRRATIGMVFQFFNLLDDLTVADNVVLPARLAGMARGTAHRRATELLETLGVARHARSHPGRLSGGERQRVAVARALMNRPALLLADEPTGALDSAAGEDVMALLDDLHADGQTIVLVTHDLALARACATRTVQLADGRIASDTAAEPVR, encoded by the coding sequence ATGGCGACGCCGCTGATCGAACTGACCGATGTGAGCCGCCGCTACGACGGCGGCCCGCCCGCACTGTCGGAGGTGTCGCTGACGGTGGCGCCCGGCGAGGCGGTCGCCGTTCTCGGGCCGTCCGGTAGCGGGAAGTCGACGGTCCTCAATCTGATCGCCGGGCTCGACCACCCGGACACGGGTGCGGTCACAGTCAGCGGGGTGCGGGTCGACGAACTCGGAGAGGCCGCCTCCGCACGCTACCGGCGGGCCACCATCGGCATGGTCTTCCAGTTCTTCAACCTGCTCGACGACCTCACCGTCGCCGACAACGTCGTCCTGCCGGCCCGACTGGCCGGAATGGCCCGTGGCACGGCGCACCGGCGCGCGACGGAGTTGCTGGAGACGCTCGGCGTCGCGCGACACGCCCGGTCCCATCCCGGCCGCCTCTCGGGAGGCGAGCGGCAACGCGTCGCGGTCGCACGGGCCCTGATGAACCGTCCGGCCCTGCTGCTGGCCGACGAGCCGACCGGCGCTCTGGACTCGGCCGCCGGCGAGGACGTCATGGCACTGCTGGACGATCTCCACGCCGACGGCCAGACCATCGTCCTGGTCACTCACGACCTGGCGCTCGCCCGGGCCTGCGCGACACGGACGGTTCAGCTCGCCGACGGCCGGATCGCCTCGGACACGGCCGCGGAGCCGGTCCGATGA
- a CDS encoding sensor histidine kinase: protein MTNLRMVDRLREQARRAMSPTGRLPRPTLRNLAFDTILALAMGLFSVSAALGHVEVARSECQVLHPCSTTTSGLLSPPLVALVTSAALLLRRRYPLAVLWVVMGATVLGMHDAPRGAFYAGVIAAYSAAAHSPYRVPVVASLPAVALLVSLFRGSDSYSVPDKYVPFLVLIPIVVAAHTIRTWTDRSDQERARVEALQRERVEALRRAVEQERARIARELHDIVTHNVSMMVIQAGAARKVLEVAPDQAREALLAVEAGGRTAMTELRHVMGLLTMDQEEDVEHSSTAGPGDVDLVPQPGLSRLEALIAGVRATGVPVELTVGGQPQQVPSGVELAVYRVVQEGLTNMVKHAAGASAVVALDYTADRLRVDVIDTGGRPAVAVSVGSGRGLIGLRERIAVYGGTLQAGRRPAGGYRVRALIPLEAS from the coding sequence GTGACGAACTTGCGGATGGTGGATCGACTGCGCGAGCAGGCCCGGCGGGCGATGAGCCCGACCGGTCGGCTGCCCAGGCCCACGCTGCGCAATCTGGCCTTCGACACGATCCTGGCGCTGGCGATGGGCCTGTTCTCGGTCAGCGCCGCGCTAGGCCACGTCGAAGTCGCGCGCAGCGAGTGCCAGGTGCTGCACCCGTGCAGCACCACGACGAGTGGCCTGCTGAGCCCGCCGCTGGTCGCGCTGGTCACCTCGGCGGCCCTGCTGCTCCGTCGCCGCTACCCGCTGGCCGTGCTGTGGGTCGTCATGGGGGCCACCGTGCTGGGCATGCACGACGCACCGCGGGGCGCCTTCTACGCAGGCGTGATCGCGGCCTACAGCGCGGCGGCGCACAGCCCGTACCGGGTACCGGTGGTGGCGAGCCTGCCGGCGGTGGCGCTCCTGGTCAGCCTGTTCCGAGGGTCCGACTCGTACAGCGTGCCGGACAAGTACGTTCCGTTCCTCGTCCTGATCCCGATCGTGGTGGCGGCCCACACGATCCGGACCTGGACGGACCGTTCCGATCAGGAGCGTGCACGGGTCGAGGCGCTGCAACGCGAGCGGGTCGAGGCGCTGCGACGGGCCGTCGAGCAGGAACGGGCCCGGATAGCGCGCGAATTGCACGACATCGTCACGCACAACGTCAGCATGATGGTGATCCAGGCCGGCGCCGCCCGCAAGGTCCTGGAGGTCGCCCCCGACCAGGCCCGGGAGGCGCTGCTCGCGGTAGAGGCCGGCGGGAGGACGGCCATGACCGAGCTGCGCCACGTGATGGGGCTCCTCACGATGGATCAGGAGGAGGATGTGGAGCACAGCTCGACGGCCGGCCCGGGCGACGTCGATCTCGTGCCGCAGCCGGGCCTCAGCCGGTTGGAGGCCCTCATCGCGGGTGTCCGCGCCACCGGCGTGCCGGTCGAGCTGACGGTGGGCGGGCAGCCGCAGCAGGTGCCGTCCGGTGTCGAACTCGCCGTCTACCGCGTCGTGCAGGAGGGGTTGACCAACATGGTGAAGCACGCCGCAGGGGCCAGCGCCGTGGTGGCCCTCGACTACACCGCCGACCGCCTCCGGGTGGATGTCATCGACACCGGCGGCCGGCCGGCCGTGGCCGTGTCCGTGGGCAGCGGCCGCGGGTTGATCGGTCTGCGGGAGCGAATCGCTGTCTACGGTGGGACGTTGCAGGCCGGGCGCCGCCCGGCAGGCGGCTACCGCGTCAGAGCACTGATCCCCTTGGAGGCATCGTGA
- a CDS encoding DoxX family protein, with translation MSPTQASRPSTGRAARPLAALLLVAGAAHFARPRTFDAIVPRSLPGTPRAWTYASGVAELALGAAVAAPRTRRLGALAAAGFFVAVLPANVKMAADWRHRPTPYKEIAWARVPLQLPLVWWAMRAGRKV, from the coding sequence GTGTCACCGACCCAGGCGTCCCGACCCTCGACCGGCCGGGCCGCGCGCCCGTTGGCGGCGCTCCTGCTCGTGGCGGGGGCGGCGCACTTCGCCCGGCCCCGGACCTTCGACGCCATCGTCCCGCGTTCGCTGCCGGGCACCCCGCGGGCCTGGACCTACGCCAGCGGAGTCGCCGAACTCGCGCTGGGCGCCGCGGTGGCCGCTCCGAGGACCCGCCGGCTCGGCGCGCTCGCCGCGGCCGGATTCTTCGTCGCGGTCCTGCCCGCCAACGTGAAGATGGCGGCCGACTGGCGCCACCGCCCGACGCCGTACAAGGAGATCGCCTGGGCCCGGGTGCCGTTGCAGCTGCCCCTGGTCTGGTGGGCGATGCGGGCCGGCCGCAAGGTCTGA
- a CDS encoding cytochrome P450, with the protein MVTSTPIAPPTVLPAAPGGACPFDPPSAYRQAGLEGPVTAGELPDGSFCWLVTGHQEVRTVLSDHRFSADARRPGFPFLSPGRRSLAVNSPSFIRMDDPEHSRLRRMVTKDFLVKRVEAMRPGIKLIVDEAIDRMTEGAGAADLVADFALPVPSLVICLLLGVPYEDHELFQSRSRTLLDTTASQQAVETAMDELLAYLTGLATDKHRHPGDDILSRLAVREDLSPEETAATGLLLLVAGHETTANMISLSTLALLRRPEQAARLRADPGLVRGAVEELLRYVTIIQSGLPRLATEDVELGGRTVRAGDGLICMLSTANRDESMFEASDELDVERDARRHLAFGFGVHQCLGQPLARVELQIALESLLRRLPDLRVAVPPEELVFRTDTIVYGLASLPVAW; encoded by the coding sequence ATCGTGACGAGCACACCCATCGCGCCGCCCACCGTTCTCCCCGCCGCCCCCGGCGGCGCCTGCCCGTTCGACCCGCCCTCGGCCTATCGGCAGGCCGGTCTGGAGGGCCCGGTCACCGCCGGTGAGCTGCCGGACGGCAGCTTCTGCTGGCTCGTCACCGGCCATCAGGAGGTGCGCACCGTCCTGTCCGACCACCGCTTCAGCGCGGACGCCCGCCGGCCCGGTTTCCCCTTTCTCTCGCCGGGGCGGCGCAGCCTCGCTGTCAACAGTCCGAGCTTCATCCGGATGGACGACCCGGAGCACTCCCGGCTGCGCCGGATGGTGACCAAGGACTTCCTGGTCAAGCGGGTCGAAGCGATGCGCCCCGGGATCAAACTCATCGTGGACGAGGCCATCGACCGGATGACCGAAGGGGCCGGCGCGGCGGATCTGGTCGCCGACTTCGCCCTGCCGGTGCCCTCGCTGGTGATCTGCCTGCTGCTCGGCGTCCCGTACGAGGACCACGAGCTGTTCCAGTCGCGCAGCCGGACACTGCTCGACACCACCGCGTCCCAGCAGGCGGTCGAGACCGCGATGGACGAGCTGCTGGCCTATCTGACCGGCCTGGCCACCGACAAGCACCGCCACCCCGGGGACGACATCCTCAGTCGGCTCGCGGTCCGCGAGGACCTCAGCCCCGAGGAGACCGCCGCCACGGGACTGCTGCTCCTGGTCGCGGGGCACGAGACGACGGCCAACATGATCTCCCTCAGCACGCTGGCACTGCTGCGCCGACCGGAGCAGGCCGCCCGACTGCGGGCCGATCCCGGGCTGGTCAGGGGCGCCGTGGAGGAGCTGCTGCGCTACGTCACCATCATCCAGTCCGGGCTTCCCCGGCTGGCGACCGAGGACGTCGAGCTCGGTGGGAGGACGGTCAGGGCCGGCGACGGCCTGATCTGCATGCTGTCCACCGCCAACCGGGACGAGAGCATGTTCGAGGCGTCCGACGAGCTGGACGTGGAGCGCGACGCCCGTCGGCACCTCGCGTTCGGCTTCGGCGTCCACCAGTGCCTGGGGCAGCCGCTGGCCCGGGTGGAGCTGCAGATCGCGCTGGAGAGTCTGCTGCGCCGCCTCCCGGACCTGCGGGTCGCGGTGCCGCCGGAGGAGCTGGTCTTCCGCACCGACACCATCGTGTACGGGCTCGCCTCACTGCCGGTGGCCTGGTGA
- a CDS encoding DUF6296 family protein, which translates to MSDQKRYALTFPGTPGTQAPQDVVIVTWTSATGPGGHPVYEDDSGIVRAEISDGGEVRMLASGGHQSPHLLVHAEPLV; encoded by the coding sequence ATGAGCGACCAGAAGCGGTACGCGCTGACGTTCCCGGGCACCCCGGGCACCCAGGCGCCCCAGGACGTGGTGATCGTGACCTGGACCAGCGCGACAGGGCCGGGGGGACACCCCGTGTACGAGGACGACTCGGGCATCGTCAGAGCCGAGATCAGTGACGGCGGCGAGGTTCGGATGCTGGCCAGTGGTGGCCACCAGTCCCCGCACCTACTCGTGCACGCCGAGCCCCTGGTCTGA
- a CDS encoding FtsX-like permease family protein, whose translation MTALGRVVRSGVGHGRVRTLVTGLAAMMAVTASILGGSLLVASSEPFERAFAGQHGAHLTAQFDATRATVAELTASARASGVTGASGPFPVTTITALLVADARPGVGDARPEATPWPMTVVGRADPSGPVDALTLTSGTWPTGPGQIVLSADQQGPPAGPGAVVTLPDLPGHPRLTVVGTARSVSGTADAWVVPSEISSISRNGTGSGYQMLYRFAAANTSAQVAAERAAVAAAVPAGALTGSRSWLDVKQGADRNTALFVPFLLAFGALGVVMSVLVVGNVVAGAVGAATRRIGILKALGFTPSQVVRAYVGQALVPTAVGTVLGVVAGNALAVPILSATNRLYGTNTSGVAPWMDVAVAAGALALAASTAWAAALRAGRLRSIDALAVGRGARPGRGRRAAQLIARLPLPSAVGLGLARPFARPARAASTAAAIVFGAAAVTFAIGIGASLGEIQAAKNHDTADVVVTTRSGPGGAVASTGGAGPTPGPTPGLSSADTAAITGAIGAQPGTRAYYGTGTTEVGVVGVTGSSTVHFFTGDASWAGYRMVSGSWFQGPGQAVVPTTFLTATDTRVGDTITLDDHGTAVPVRIVGEVLDPHTQTMEVLTDAATLSTAEPGRSATDYYVALRPGTSLPAFLATVNEALRPVAGVSARADGSTGTSGTIRALNALTAALTLMLVLTAALGVLNAVVLDTRDRIQEIGIHKALGMTPRQTVAMVLASVALIGLVGGAVGVPAGVALQSITVPAMGHSAGITLPASVVEVYHSGELVLLGLGGLVIAALGALLPAGWAARSRTATALRTE comes from the coding sequence ATGACCGCTCTGGGAAGGGTCGTCCGCTCCGGCGTGGGCCACGGCCGGGTCCGCACGCTGGTGACCGGGCTGGCCGCGATGATGGCGGTCACCGCGTCAATTCTCGGCGGATCCCTGCTGGTGGCCTCCAGCGAGCCGTTCGAGCGGGCCTTCGCGGGGCAGCACGGCGCGCACCTGACCGCGCAGTTCGACGCGACCCGGGCCACTGTCGCCGAACTGACGGCGTCGGCCCGGGCGTCCGGTGTCACAGGGGCGTCCGGCCCGTTCCCGGTCACGACGATCACCGCCCTGCTCGTCGCCGACGCCCGGCCGGGCGTCGGCGACGCCCGACCGGAGGCGACCCCGTGGCCGATGACGGTGGTCGGCCGTGCCGACCCGAGCGGCCCCGTCGACGCCCTCACCCTGACTTCGGGCACCTGGCCGACCGGCCCCGGCCAGATCGTGCTCTCTGCCGATCAGCAGGGTCCGCCGGCCGGCCCTGGCGCCGTGGTGACCCTCCCCGACCTGCCGGGCCACCCGCGATTGACGGTGGTCGGCACGGCGCGCTCGGTCAGTGGCACGGCGGACGCCTGGGTGGTGCCGTCCGAGATCAGCTCGATCAGCAGGAACGGCACCGGCAGCGGGTATCAGATGCTCTACCGCTTCGCGGCGGCGAACACCTCCGCGCAGGTCGCCGCGGAGCGGGCCGCGGTGGCGGCGGCGGTCCCGGCGGGAGCCCTGACCGGCTCCCGGTCCTGGCTGGATGTCAAACAGGGCGCCGATCGCAACACCGCACTGTTCGTCCCCTTCCTGCTCGCGTTCGGCGCCCTGGGCGTGGTCATGTCGGTGCTCGTCGTGGGCAACGTCGTCGCCGGCGCGGTCGGCGCGGCGACCCGGCGGATCGGCATCCTCAAGGCCCTCGGGTTCACCCCGTCCCAGGTGGTGCGGGCGTACGTGGGCCAGGCGCTCGTGCCGACGGCGGTCGGCACCGTACTCGGCGTGGTCGCGGGAAACGCGCTCGCCGTCCCCATCCTGTCCGCGACGAATCGGCTGTACGGCACGAACACGTCCGGTGTGGCGCCCTGGATGGACGTGGCGGTGGCCGCCGGTGCACTGGCTCTGGCGGCATCAACCGCCTGGGCGGCGGCCCTGCGGGCCGGCCGGCTGCGCAGCATCGACGCGCTCGCGGTCGGCCGCGGCGCCCGTCCGGGGCGGGGCCGGCGGGCCGCGCAGTTGATCGCACGGCTCCCGCTGCCCAGCGCGGTCGGCCTCGGCCTGGCCCGCCCGTTCGCCCGCCCGGCCCGGGCTGCCTCGACGGCCGCCGCGATCGTGTTCGGCGCCGCCGCGGTCACCTTCGCCATCGGGATCGGGGCCTCCCTCGGCGAGATTCAGGCCGCGAAGAACCACGACACCGCCGATGTCGTCGTCACCACGCGCTCCGGCCCCGGTGGGGCCGTCGCCTCGACCGGCGGAGCCGGCCCCACCCCGGGCCCCACCCCGGGCCTCAGCTCGGCCGACACCGCTGCGATCACCGGGGCGATCGGAGCCCAGCCCGGCACCAGGGCCTACTACGGGACCGGTACGACGGAGGTCGGCGTGGTGGGCGTGACCGGTTCGAGCACCGTCCACTTCTTCACCGGCGACGCCTCCTGGGCCGGCTACCGGATGGTCTCGGGCTCCTGGTTCCAGGGCCCCGGGCAGGCCGTGGTGCCGACGACCTTCCTCACCGCGACCGACACCCGGGTCGGAGACACCATCACCCTCGACGACCACGGCACGGCCGTCCCGGTCCGGATCGTCGGCGAGGTGCTCGACCCGCACACGCAGACCATGGAGGTGCTCACCGACGCAGCGACGCTCTCCACCGCCGAACCGGGCCGGTCGGCAACCGACTACTACGTCGCGCTGAGACCCGGGACCTCCCTGCCGGCGTTCCTGGCCACGGTGAACGAGGCGCTGCGGCCGGTGGCCGGCGTCAGTGCCCGAGCGGACGGGTCCACCGGCACCAGCGGCACGATCCGAGCTCTGAACGCCCTCACCGCCGCCCTCACGCTCATGCTGGTGCTCACCGCCGCCCTCGGCGTGCTCAACGCGGTCGTGCTGGACACCCGGGACCGGATCCAGGAGATCGGGATCCACAAGGCGCTGGGAATGACGCCCCGGCAGACCGTCGCGATGGTCCTCGCCTCGGTCGCCCTGATCGGTCTGGTGGGCGGCGCCGTAGGTGTGCCGGCCGGAGTGGCCCTGCAGTCCATCACCGTGCCCGCGATGGGCCACAGCGCCGGCATCACCCTGCCGGCGTCCGTCGTCGAGGTGTACCACTCCGGCGAGCTGGTGCTGCTCGGCCTCGGCGGCCTGGTCATCGCCGCCCTGGGCGCTCTCCTACCGGCCGGCTGGGCCGCCAGGTCCCGCACCGCCACCGCTCTGCGCACCGAGTAG
- a CDS encoding chemotaxis protein — protein sequence MRSAELTPTVLAELRRPRRYPALSVLMPTHRSEPENTQDPVRLRNLVAEAKSRLHADEAVSRADRLDLLEQLDRAVADVDLVHAEDGLVIFVAPGEHQVWSIPRAVPARVVFSDTFLTRNLVSTRAAGAPYWVFTVSAERATLFSGSGSKLTEHTGHGFPLEYVPDLPDVERKERIGDVPSTFRDEQTRHFVREADTALAALLEVEPRPLYVLGEAAALAVLDEVGTAAKSAAAQVPRGGLARASAAVVREAVRGAVEEQGRREVARAKERLDQAQGAKTRAAGIDEVWRSVSEGRGALLVVEEDYFEAVRVTDDHLVPAAAGEPDVREDMVDEIVERALDTGAQVTFVPTGELADLGRIAAVLRY from the coding sequence ATGCGCTCTGCCGAGCTCACGCCGACCGTCCTCGCCGAGCTCCGCCGGCCGCGCCGCTACCCGGCGCTGTCCGTACTGATGCCCACCCATCGCAGTGAGCCCGAGAACACCCAGGACCCGGTGCGGCTGCGCAACCTCGTCGCCGAGGCGAAGAGCCGGTTGCACGCCGACGAGGCGGTCTCGCGGGCGGACCGCCTCGACCTGCTGGAGCAGTTGGACCGCGCGGTGGCCGACGTCGATCTCGTGCACGCGGAGGACGGCCTGGTGATCTTCGTCGCTCCGGGCGAGCACCAGGTGTGGTCCATCCCGCGCGCGGTGCCCGCGCGCGTGGTCTTCTCCGACACGTTCCTGACCCGCAACCTGGTCTCGACCCGCGCCGCCGGGGCCCCGTACTGGGTGTTCACCGTGTCGGCCGAGCGGGCGACGCTGTTCAGCGGCAGCGGAAGCAAGCTGACCGAGCACACCGGACACGGATTCCCGCTGGAGTACGTACCGGACCTGCCGGACGTCGAGCGCAAGGAGCGCATCGGCGACGTCCCGAGCACCTTCCGCGACGAGCAGACCCGCCACTTCGTACGTGAGGCGGACACCGCGCTGGCCGCGCTGTTGGAGGTCGAGCCGCGCCCGCTGTACGTGCTCGGCGAGGCCGCGGCCCTCGCGGTGCTCGACGAGGTCGGGACCGCCGCCAAGTCGGCCGCGGCCCAGGTGCCCAGGGGCGGCCTCGCGCGCGCGTCGGCCGCGGTGGTGCGCGAGGCGGTGCGCGGCGCCGTCGAGGAGCAGGGACGGCGCGAGGTCGCCCGGGCGAAGGAGCGGTTGGACCAGGCCCAGGGCGCCAAGACTCGGGCGGCCGGGATCGACGAGGTCTGGCGCAGCGTGTCGGAGGGCCGGGGCGCGCTGCTGGTGGTCGAGGAGGACTACTTCGAAGCGGTCAGGGTCACGGACGACCACCTGGTGCCGGCCGCGGCCGGGGAGCCGGACGTCCGTGAGGACATGGTCGACGAGATCGTGGAGCGAGCCCTGGACACCGGTGCGCAGGTCACGTTCGTGCCGACCGGCGAGCTGGCCGACCTGGGGCGGATCGCCGCCGTACTGCGGTACTGA
- a CDS encoding SAVMC3_10250 family protein — translation MGPAEASADGQSSRGAPVREVVYLSEGKLNEFLPEPRRALPAVKLHAGVSLAGINVETPASNSVQDLRRHLKRVEKAMARHTPRHTESELAPGRWVRFEAALDWVTLRGRYQDLVLFVDRAPDRARPDPAGATRRVLLHGSARHLLGRPPVQVDGPALTGLDGGGHSAGTAFVTNAGHAVSALAGASDPLEPESGADGGTPPEPAAPLHRAGIRDLLAALDAERTEVSTSAVMTGYARVSALLPETATEASCLVASPLIVEYVNWSAR, via the coding sequence ATGGGCCCGGCGGAAGCAAGTGCCGATGGGCAGAGCAGTCGGGGGGCTCCAGTGCGTGAGGTTGTCTACTTGTCCGAGGGCAAGCTGAACGAGTTCCTGCCGGAGCCGCGACGCGCTCTCCCCGCCGTCAAGCTGCACGCCGGCGTGTCCCTCGCCGGGATCAACGTGGAGACCCCCGCGTCGAACAGCGTCCAGGATCTGCGGCGCCACCTCAAGCGGGTGGAGAAGGCGATGGCACGCCACACGCCCCGGCACACGGAGTCCGAGCTCGCGCCGGGCCGGTGGGTCAGGTTCGAGGCCGCACTGGACTGGGTCACGCTCCGGGGCAGGTACCAGGACTTGGTGCTGTTCGTGGACCGGGCCCCGGACCGGGCGCGCCCCGACCCGGCCGGGGCCACCCGCCGGGTCCTGCTGCACGGCTCCGCCCGGCACCTGCTCGGTCGTCCGCCGGTCCAGGTCGACGGCCCCGCGCTGACCGGCCTCGACGGCGGCGGCCACAGCGCCGGCACCGCCTTCGTCACCAATGCCGGACACGCCGTCAGCGCACTGGCCGGCGCCAGTGATCCGCTCGAACCGGAGAGCGGGGCGGACGGGGGAACCCCACCCGAGCCGGCCGCTCCCCTGCATCGCGCCGGCATCCGTGACCTCCTGGCAGCCCTCGACGCCGAGAGGACCGAGGTCAGCACTTCTGCCGTCATGACCGGCTACGCCCGGGTCAGCGCGTTGCTGCCCGAGACCGCCACCGAGGCGAGCTGCCTGGTGGCGAGCCCGCTGATCGTGGAATACGTCAATTGGTCCGCACGGTGA
- a CDS encoding M1 family metallopeptidase codes for MVIALFLSRTCLAAVLALTAACGSGSLPEATRPRPTPPNAFLGNPPPDPGDPVFPGLGNAGYDALRYDLAFDYRADTRTVEASATVTARATRDLSAFGFDALGLAVHGVRVDGRAAAFVLHDEKLDVSPARPVGRGATMTVVVDYSADPRARLPHTAWVPTADGFAIAGQPNGAHTVFPCNDVPADKASFSVRISAPNHTLGVAGGTLADSAEKEGRTTRTYVSRDPMATELLQLSVGDYTVRERRGPGGLPLRDVVPVSRAEAVQPALALTDGQLAWIGRHLGEFPFETYGLMPADSDDPAAFGFTGLETQTLTLYKPGYLAQPEQRIAPHMMHELVHAWFGDSVSPRTWADLWLNEGHADYYGLLYRYEQGWPDGLGLTSLEAAMRDTYTQGDQWRLDSGPVAAPTAANLFDSQRYAGGVLVLYALHERVGQAAFERIEQSFLERYRHGAAGTRDFIRTASEASGEDLGPFLEEWLYGSRTPPMPGHPDWRVAPAVPQERGTPAAPQGTSTL; via the coding sequence ATGGTGATCGCACTGTTCCTCTCCCGCACCTGTCTCGCCGCCGTCCTCGCACTCACCGCGGCCTGCGGATCCGGCTCACTGCCCGAGGCCACCCGGCCACGACCGACGCCCCCGAACGCCTTCCTCGGCAACCCGCCGCCCGATCCGGGCGACCCGGTCTTCCCGGGGCTCGGCAATGCCGGGTACGACGCCCTGCGGTACGACCTGGCCTTCGACTACCGGGCCGACACCCGGACGGTGGAGGCGAGCGCGACCGTCACCGCGCGCGCCACTCGGGACCTGTCCGCCTTCGGGTTCGACGCCCTCGGCCTGGCGGTGCACGGCGTGCGGGTGGACGGCAGGGCCGCCGCCTTCGTGCTGCACGACGAGAAGCTGGACGTCTCCCCGGCCCGGCCGGTGGGACGCGGCGCCACCATGACGGTGGTGGTCGACTACTCGGCCGATCCGCGCGCCCGGCTCCCCCACACCGCCTGGGTGCCGACCGCCGACGGATTCGCGATCGCCGGCCAGCCCAACGGCGCGCACACCGTGTTCCCCTGCAACGACGTACCCGCCGACAAGGCGTCCTTCAGCGTCCGGATCAGCGCGCCGAACCACACCCTCGGCGTGGCCGGGGGCACCCTGGCCGACAGCGCGGAGAAGGAGGGGCGGACCACCCGCACGTACGTCTCGCGCGATCCGATGGCCACCGAGCTGCTCCAGCTCTCGGTCGGCGACTACACGGTGAGAGAGCGCCGGGGGCCGGGCGGCCTGCCGCTGCGCGACGTGGTCCCGGTGAGCCGTGCCGAGGCCGTGCAGCCCGCCCTGGCGCTCACCGACGGTCAGCTGGCCTGGATCGGGCGGCACCTCGGGGAGTTCCCCTTCGAGACGTACGGCCTGATGCCCGCCGACAGCGACGATCCGGCGGCCTTCGGCTTCACCGGCCTGGAGACCCAGACGCTGACCCTCTACAAGCCCGGCTACCTAGCCCAGCCCGAGCAGCGGATCGCCCCGCACATGATGCACGAGCTGGTGCACGCCTGGTTCGGCGACAGCGTCTCGCCGCGCACCTGGGCCGATCTCTGGCTGAACGAGGGCCACGCCGACTACTACGGCCTGCTGTACCGCTACGAGCAGGGCTGGCCCGACGGTCTCGGCCTGACCTCTCTGGAGGCCGCCATGCGCGACACGTACACCCAGGGCGACCAGTGGCGGCTCGACTCCGGCCCGGTGGCCGCACCGACCGCCGCGAACCTCTTCGACAGCCAGCGCTACGCCGGGGGCGTGCTCGTGCTGTACGCGCTGCACGAGAGGGTCGGCCAGGCGGCCTTCGAGCGGATCGAGCAGAGCTTCCTGGAGCGCTACCGGCACGGCGCGGCCGGCACCCGGGATTTCATCCGTACCGCGTCCGAGGCGTCCGGGGAGGATCTCGGCCCGTTCCTGGAGGAGTGGCTCTACGGGAGCCGGACCCCGCCGATGCCGGGCCACCCCGACTGGCGGGTCGCCCCCGCCGTGCCGCAGGAGCGCGGCACCCCGGCGGCGCCGCAGGGCACGTCCACCCTCTGA